A stretch of DNA from Nitrosopumilus zosterae:
TTTCATGCATTACTCTGGACATTTCGAAGAAATGAAAAAGATGTTGTAAATCTTTACAATACTCTTTCACCAGTTATGCAGCTTGCAACAGGTGGTTCTATGCTTAATTTTGGTTATTGGTCATCATGTAATGTAGATCCTATCTCAGCTCAAAATAACCTGTGTTTGATTTTTGGAGATTTAGCTGAATTGTCTTCTGCAAAACATGTAGTAGATGTTGGAAGCGGTTTGTCTGCTCCATCAAAATTATGGGGAGATGTTTTTCCAAATTTGGAGTTGTATGATGTAAACATTAATTTCAACCAACTAATTTCTTCTGGAACACAAAAAAACATCGATCTCTTAAACGCTACTTCTACAAAATTGCCATTTGCTAATAACTCCATTGATCGTGTGCTGGCATTGGAATCTGCACAACACTTCCGTCCTTTATCTGATTTTATCTGTGAATCAAAAAGAATATTGCGCACATCTGGATTACTTGTAATTGCAATTCCTATCACAACTGGAAATTCATCATTTGGAAAATTGGGAGTTTTGAAATTTACTTGGTCCTCTGAACACTATAGTTTGGATTACTTGAAAAATCTACTTAGAGACGCTGGATTTTCGATTTCTGATGAAAAATACATTGGTTCCGATGTTTATCCTCCTTTGACGAATTATTATCTGGAAAATAGAGAACGATTGAAAAAATTGATTTTAGAAAATTACCCCAAATATGTGGAACAAATTCTTTTCAAATCTCTTTTAAAAATGAAACAAGCATCTGAAGATAAAATAATTGATTATGTTTTATTAAAATGTCATCTGTGATTATACTTTGATGATGTTTCGAGAAATTAGATTTTCAATAGCTCGTAAATACTCTTCTTCTGGAATCCTTTTATCTAGTAGCCACGCTGTTGTTTTTTTCAACCAATCTGGAATTTTTATCTGATGTTCCTCTACGTTATATTTGGAATCAAAAAAGTTAGTATCAGTGATTTTTGTTTTCTCCCCTACTGATAACACAGTTGTTTCATGATGTTCATACAGAAATACCAACCCCGTATTTTTGTCAATCACTTTGGTATTCTGACCAGTTGTATCAGTTGCATACCATGATTGTTTCATCTGATTTTCAAAAATATGGGTGGTCTCACTCACAATTTTTAAATTATTTGAAATCTTGTCTCCTAAACTAATCTGAGTTGGGATGACAAATTCATAATATTTGCAACATTCATCATTTTTGATAAGCCCATTTTTCTCTAATGTGATTTCTTCTTTTATTTTTCCTTCATCCGAAGTTTTTTCTACAGTTAGTGTGATTTCCTCATTGATAATTGATTTCACTGTGTGTTTAATTGTTGAGATGTTTCCAAACTTATCAAAATGGGAATACTTGATAAAATCTCCTTCTTTCATACATATCTCGTCACCGTCACAATTTTTTTCAATAAAATCTAATTTTAAAATTCCTGCTTCTAACATTGTTCTAACAACGTATGCAAAACCAACATCTTGATTTTCTCCATTGACCCATAACCTTGCCTCTCTTTTTGCCCAATCAGGAATTATGTCTGAAATAACTATGTGTCTATCTTTAATGTAACTTGAATCTCCAAGATATTTTTCAATTTCAGCAATTAATACAACATTTCTTGCCTCGTGAGTACTATTCCATGCCACATGATTGTATAAAATTGCACATGCTCTCAGATTTGGAAACTGTGGGTGCTGTAATGTTAAATCGTAAATGCCAAGTAATTGATATTCTTCATAAAAAAACTCACAAAATTTTAGGATATCCTTTGTGGTGGTTATCTCAAAATCAGGTGTGTGAGCAAAAGCACTTTGAGCATTAAAACTAAAAATTATACAAATTCCTAAAATTCCCCAAATTACTGTTTTCAATAACGAACTATCTCTTACTTTTGCTTATTAATTTCGTGTAACAAATTCTTAAACATGAAGACCAATTTGGAATTTTGCTGTGGTCTGGTTTATGTTTCTTGGAATTGACTAGGTTTTTATTTTTGATGTCATAACTAATATTACAATGTTAAAACCTGATGTTGCTTTGAAATTATATGGTGAAAAGTGTGATGAATTGCTTCGTGAAGAGGAGATTCGATTTGCAGGCATTGTTGATAAAGATGGTCAACTAATAGCTGGTGGATTTAAGGAAGGACTTGTTCCTCATGAAGGTGATGAGACAAGATTGCAGTCTTTTCTGGAGTTCGTTTCAAAAGCATCTATTCGTAAAGAATATGATGAAAGTTTGGGACCAATTAATTATCTTGCGGCAAGACGTGACAAGGCAGTTTTGGTAAGCTTTCCATTCCCGATCACACAAATTCTTTTGTTGATTTCAGCTGAACCCACTACTAATATTGAAACTTTGGCAAAAAAAGTCGTTGAAATATTCACCGACGTTACTTAAAACTACCATCTATATCTGTAGAATTGTTTAATTATATCTGATCGAATTATCATTCAAATATGAAATATCTTTTTATGTTATTTTCACTACTGTTGCTTGCACCACTAAGTTTGACTTCCGCCCATGCAACTGTGAATAATTTCACTACTGATAAAACACTGTATCATCTGGGCGACTCTATGAAAATCTCTGGAAATGTTGATGTTGATCCTGCAATTCCAACAATTATAGTCCAAATTATCACTCCCAGCGGAAATGGCTTGGCTCATATTGACAGTATCATCCCAAAAGCTGATGGCACATTCACAAAAACTATTCACACGGGTGGTCCGACTTGGAACGAAAATGGGAAATATGTCATAAAAATCTCCTATGGTGGAAATCTTGAAAAATCGATTGATTATGAAAACACCTCAAGCAGTTCTCAATCAACCGTGTCTCAATCGAATCCTTCTCTTCCTTCACCTGAACAAAAACTCGATATTCCCTCTGATGATGTATCTGATGTTTCCTTTACAGAAAACCCCAAAATGAGAATTTTTGGATTTCCTGCTTTTGATAAATCTCCGCAATACTATATTGACAGGTATAACACTGAACCTCAATATCGCTCTTGGTTTGATTCCCAATTTCCATTTTACGAAATTGATGCCGTTGTAGGTTACAGCCCTACTCATATTGAAAATTTTCCCTCCTATGATGCATCTCCGCAATACTATATTGACAGGTATAACACTGAACCTCAATATCGCTCTTGGTTTGATTCCCAATTTCCTGAAAAAACAATTTATGATGTCTTGGGATTTTCTACACATATCCCAGACTGGATTAAGACATATGCTAAAAATTGGGCTACTGGCGAAATATCTGATTCAGAATTCATGACTGGATTAGATTTTATGTTACAAAATAAAATAATTGTAATTCCAAACATCGATTATGCCCATTCTACATTTGACAATGTACCTTCGTGGTTTAGAAATATTTCTCATTGGTGGGCAAATGATTTAATCTCTCAACAAGAGTTTATCAATTCAATCAAATTCCTTATTCAAAATGATATCATCTTACTTGAATAGTTTAGAATGGTTTTAATCCTGTGATGATTAAAAAATAATATGAAAGCAACATTTGGTGCTGGATGTTTTTGGCATGTTGAAGATTTGTTTAATAAAACTAAAGGGATCAAATCTACACATGTGGGGTATATTGGTGGTCAACTACCTAATCCAACTTATGAGGAAGTATGTACTGATCAAACAGGACATGCAGAAGCTGTTGAAGTAGAATTTGACCCAGATGAAATATCTTATGAAGAACTTTTAGATGTGTTTTGGAATAATCATAATCCTACTACTTTGAATCGTCAGGGACCTGATGTTGGACATCAATATCGTTCAGCAATTTTTGTTCATAATGAAGAACAAAAAAAAATTGCAGAAAAATCAAAACAAGATCTTGAAAAGTCAGGTAGGTTTGAAAACCCTGTTGTAACTGAAATTGTTCCGGCTCCCACATTTTACAAAGCTGAAGAATACCATCAAAAATATTTCAAAAAACACGGATTTTCTTAAAACTATTTTACTATCACAACTGGAATCTTGGACGTATGAATCACATAGTTTGATGTACTTCCAAAAAACATTTCTTTAGTTGAACTTCTTCCACGTGATCCAATGACTATTATGTCAAATTTCTCTTTCCCGTGCGCCAATTTTATGATGTTGTATCCTGTTTCTCCTCTCATTATTTTTTCTTTGAATACAATTCCGTTTTGTGCTGCTAAAACTTTGGCATCTTCCATGATTTTTTTCACTTCCCTATTTAGAGCCTTTTCGACTGAGCCTATTCCTCTGAATTCCGAATGAGGTGGCGCATAAATAGAATAAACTCCAGTAATAATCGCACCACTTTGTCTGGCCAAAGTAATCGCCATCTCCAATCCTCTAATTGAGTTTTTTGAACCGTCTAACGGCACTAAAATTTTTGAAATTTTCTTTTGTATCACATAGAATCAAATATTTTTGAACTTAAAAAAGCTAATCCATATCGTTTATTTCAAATTTAAATCCTAAAAAGCGCATGATCGCAATTTTCATTAAATTTATCTAGTGATTTTGATGAGCAACGGCAGTGGAAGAAAAATTTCTTCAAATTGATGAAAATAAGATTCGGTATCTGGAATCTGGAGATTCTCAAAAAACTCTTGTTCTTGTTCATGGTTTGGGAGCATCTGCTGAACGATGGAATAAAGTAATCCCAATTTTTGCAAAAAACTATCGTGTATTGGTTCCTGATCTAATTGGATTTGGTTACAGTGATAAGCCTTTAGTAGATTATACTCCTGATTTCTTTTCAGATTTTTTAAAAAAATTTTTTAATGCAACGCACATTGATCGCGCAAGTGTGGTGGGTTCTTCATTAGGAGGACAAATATCTGCAGAATTTACAATATCCAATCCTCATAATGTTGAGAAGCTAGTCCTTACATCTCCATCGGGAGTCATGGAGCATTCTACCCCCGCACTTGATGCATACATAATGGCTGCATTATATCCAAATGAAATAAACGCAAAAAAAGCATTTGAACTAATGGAAGGATCTGGAGAAGAGGTTCCTGAAGATGTTGTTCATGATTTTGTAGAACGAATGAAATTACCTAATGCAAAACTAGCTTTCATGTCTACTATTTTGGGATTGAAAAATTCCAAATTACCTGCTTCGAAACTTGAATCTATAACTAACCCGACTTTACTTATTTGGGGAGTTGATGATCCAGTTATTCCAATTGAAAATTCTGATGCTTTTGTTTCTAAAATTCAAGGATGCCGTCTTTTTAAAATCGATAAATGCGGTCACACTCCATACGTGCAAAAACCTAATATTTTTTCTAGCAAAGTTTTAGAATTCCTTGATGATCCTTAGATCATTTAAATATAAGTTGTTTCCAATAATTACCTATGAATGGTAATCAAAACCTATACGATCCTAGTGAGATGTTCAAATCTTGGATCCAAAAAAGTGGACGTGCTCAAGCAGAATTCATAAAAAATTTTGGTGCATTGATGACAAATCAACCTGGTCAAACATTCAATCCATTGGAAACTCTAAAGGGAGTTTCTGAAAGTACTAGAAAAGCTCAATCTGACATTATGGAAAATGTGGCCTCAATGCAAAACAAAAGCATGGATACCATGTTTAACATTGGACAAATGCTTCCATCCTTTATGAATTGGGGTGCATACAAAACCACCCTTAGTAGTAATGGACGAATTTCAATTCCTGAAGCTGAACGCAATGCACTTGGATTGAGTGACGGTGACTTGGTTCAAGTTATCATCCTACCAATTGCAAAAAAATCAAAAAATAAGGAGGTGAAACAATGAGTAAAAACGAAACAACCGGAAATTCAAAAGATCTATTTTCTGCATATCAAGAAAATATAGATAAAATCTTCAATGGTATCAAACAATCAGTACCACAGTATCATCAATCAATTACTAACGTACAACAGGAATACCTACAAGCATATGAAAACATAGTAGATTCAACCATCACACTACAAAAAGAATATGTAAAGAAAGCAGGTATTGCAGCAAACATTCCTGAAACAACACTAAAAGTGATTCATGATACCACTGAAGAATTTGTAAAGGCAACTTCTATACAGAATCAAGTAGCACTTGCAACTATCGATGCAACACAACAAAACATCAAAACATTCAACGATAACGCAAAGTCTTTTGCTGATCTGAACAGAAATATTCTACAATCATGGATTTCTGTATTCACTACAAAGAATAACTAGAAAGAATTTTTTTTCTTCTTTTTCCTTTTTATGATCTTTCAGCTAACCATTGTCCAAGCTCTGGTAATACCTTCTTTTGTGACAATGAACTGGCAATCATTCCTACATGACCTGTTGGATACATTCTAAGTGTTTTATCTTCACTTCCAATAGCATAATGCAAAGGCATGCTGCATTCAGGTGATACTAGATGATCTCCTACTGCAACTTGTGTAAATACAGGCATATTGATTTTTTTTAAATCAATTCTTTGTCCCTGTATGTACATCTTGTTTTGAATCAACAGGTTGTCTTGATAGATGTCTTTAATCCACTGTTTGAATAATTCTCCTGGAATTGGCGGTGTATCTCCTAACCATTTTTCAACCCTTAGAAAATTGTCTACAAATTGCTTGTTATCTATATTTTTAAAAAATTTGACATATTTTTCTATTCCCTGTTCAAATGGTTTAAGAACTGAAAAACAATAATACATGAATTCTGGAGGCATGTTCCCAATAATTTCAACCATTTTATCTACATCCATATGCTTTGCAAGATTACTGATTACGGTGGTATCTCGCCATCCGTCAATTACCGGTGCAGTAGCAATGTAGTTTCTTACACTCTCTGGATGCAATGATGTGTATGCCGTAGCAATTGTTGCTCCAGTACAATATCCTTGCAATGAAATTTTTTCATTTGATGACTCATTTTTGATATATTCTACATAGGAATCCAAGTATCCGTTCACATAATCATCAAAATCAAGATACTTGTCCATACTAGTTGGTGTTCCCCAATCTAACATGTATACGTCAAATCCTTGCTGAAGTAAATTTCTCACCCAACTTTTTTCTGGTTGAATATCTAGTATGTGATATCTGTTAATCAATGCATATGAAATCAATAATGGTGTTTTATGTTGTACATCCGTAATTGATCTATAATGAATCAATCTTGTTTTGTCCATCTCTTGTACAATATCGTGAGGAGTGACTTCTAAAACAATCTCGTCTGGGGCCGATACTAATTTTGGTGCATTTATCACATTCTTACTGAATTTTAAAATCTCTTCAATAATTTTTGGATCAATCTTTGACTCACTTTGCATTTTTCTTCATCTCTCTTTTCTTTAATTCTAATTCTAATCTTCCAACTCTCTTTTTTAATGAATGAATTTCTTTGTATACCTCGTCTATTTCTTCCTTACTTGGCAGATTGACTGATTGTAAAATTACATTTGATATGTTATTCCAATGCTTGGTTAATTCAAGTTCTTTTGATACGAGTTTACCGTAATTCTCTCCAAACTTTGCAGAATCAAATAATTCTGTAAAATCATTATCAAATATATCAATCCATATTCTTTTGAATGCTTCTATTTGTTCAATATCTTGAGGAACTTCTGGGGCTTTTAGATTTACTTTTTTTTGAGCAACTCCCCAAGCTTCTGATAACTGCTTATAGTATTCTGTAAGATATTTGTTAAATTCCATTAAATCTTCATTGATTTCGATTAACTCCGTTGAAATTTTCTTAGAGTTTGAAGCGAATGCTCGCATTGGACCAATTGATGTTAGAGCTTGAGGTTTACTTGCCATTAAGTGCATTATGTCTGTCCAGAATAATGAAAGGTGCTTGAATTGATCTGACATTTCTTTACTTATTTCCGCTTTGTCCTTAGTTTGTTCTGGCTGCATAGATATCCATAATCACAGATCGCAATAAATAGATCGATTATAAATTTAGACTAATGGATAATGCAGAAGAACTTGAAAAAATCTGCCAAAAAATCCTGAAATTAGATCCTATGATGCGTTCAGCCAGAATCATTAACAGCCGGGGTCATCTTGTGGCTGGTGGAATGAAAAAAGGCATATTTTCACTTGAGGCTCAAAAGCAAGACGAAATGATGTTTATGGAACTTGCACTTCGCGTTAGAATGAGGCGAGAGTTTGATCACGAATTTGGTGAAGTTCATTTCTCAATGTCTTACAGAGAAAAAGTAATTGTAATGAGTTTTCCCCTAAATAATGATGATGTGTTACTGCTATCATGTGAAAAAAATACTGATTTTGGAAAACTTCCCTTTAAAGTTCTTAAAATAATTAAACCACTAAAAAAATCTCCGACAAAAACCTTCTAGGCATAAGTTCTTAATTTGTTATTTTCTAATTATTATCATGACTTTAAAACAAAATGTAGATTGGAATGAAATTGAATCATTGGTAAACATACTCTCAAAAAAAATTACGAAACTATCACGTACTTTTTCTACTATCACCACTATTGGTAGGGGTGGCTTAGTTCCTTCCCGATTATTGGCAGATCGTCTTGGGATTGAAAAGATTCTAGTTGATAAAAATAAAATTTCGTCTGATTCTCTCTTTGTTGACGATATCTTTGATACTGGCGATACTTTTACCAATATTATCCCAAAGGTAGATAATCCATCAAAACTTGTTTTTGCAACATTATTTGCAAGGCGTGGAAAAAAATACCCATCACAGTTAATCTATGCTAAAAAGACAGACAATTCTGCATATGTTGTTTTTCCTTGGGATAGATTTGAGTTTAAACGATCACAGAATTAATTCATACACTGAGGGATATTTCCCTCATGTCTTTTTTTGTAATCTGTAATCAATTCTTTTCTTATTTCTTCAAAATTCTCTTCTTCTCTAAATCTAACTCTGGTTGCTTTTGAAACACATTTTTGTTCTAATGCTTCTGATATTGATTTTTTCATGTTGTGTGAGCCTCCAATTAATAATATTTTCATGGCTGCATGCATCATATAGACTCCTGGTTTTTCCGGAATTTCTAAAAGAACTTGTTGATTACAATCTAGCCAATCAGACCATTCATTCTCTAACATTTCAATCATTGAGCATTTTTCTTAATCCTGCACATCTGTTTCTTATGGTGACTTCTGTTACTCCTGATGCTACAGAGATATCTTTCTGGGATTTTACTTCCCCTGTACTAATACAAGCTAGATAAAGCGCTGCTGCTGCAATTCCCATTGGATCTTTTCCTGCAACCATGCCTATTTTTTTTGCTTGATTTAAAATTTCAATTGCCTTTCGTTTGCTTTTCTCACTTAATTCTGCAATGCTTGCAATTCTGGACACTCCTTTAACAGGATCCACTACCGGCATTTTCAATTCCAATTCTCTGAAAATTAATCTATAGCATCTGGCAACATCTTTTCTTCTTATGTTGATTCCTTTTGCAATATCATCTAATGTTCTAGGCGTTTCTGTGTTTCTACATGATGCATAAAGACATGCTGCAACTAATCCTTGAATTGAACGGCCTCGAACTAGTTTTCTCTCCATTGCTTTTCTGTAAATATAAGCCGCCTTTTCAACTACTGCATCAGTTAATGCAAGTTTGTCTTTTAATTTATCCATTTCATTGAGGGCTTGTCTTAGATTTCTGTCTGCAGATGAATGTGCTTGTGTTCTACTATCCCAAGTTCTGAGTCTTTCAATTGAACTCTTTACACTGGCAGATAATGGCTTTCCTGTAGAATCTTTGTTAGCTGCGCCAATTACTGTGGATAATCCCATATCGTGCATTGTTAATGATGTTCCTGCTCCCACTCTGGTTCTATTTGTCTCATCATTTGAAAATGAACGCCATTCTGCACCTGTATCTGCAATTTTGTCAGTAACTACAATTCCACATTTACTACAAAACAATTCACCTGTATCTTGATCAGTGACCATTTTTTTATTTCCGCAAGATGGGCATTTTGGTCCTGAGATCATTGTATTTTTAAGCATAATGGATTGATTTGAACAATTACCTTATTATTCATTTTACCTAATTTCTACGGGTTAATTGTGTGTAGGTTAAGCTAATACTTGTTCTAATATTTTAGAACATAATTGTATTTTTTCAAAATTAACTCAACAAACAATATGCATATGATGGTGAATAAGATGGATACATTATGTTTCCTTGATCTGTTGTATGCTTCAGACCTATTGAATGTCCCAATTCATGTGTCATTATAGTTTCAACACTTTTCACATCATACAATTGAAAACTTCCATCACAATTGTAATCTCCTAATGTTACCTCTACAACTCCCTTTCCAAGATGTGCGTGCCCTAAAACACCTTGTCCTATGTCTCTGACTACCCATGTTACCCATACATTTGCATTTTGTTTTTGGTTTGTTATTTCAAATTTTATTTTTGCTTTTTCATTGTTTGTATTTAATTCCTGTTTCTCCCAAAATGCTAAAGAATTTTGTAATGTGTTAACATGATCTAATGGCAATCCTGTTGGCTGTTCATTGACGAACACCTTGTACAAAATTATGTATGTGTCATCAATTATCTCATATGTGGGATCTGGGAAATTACTTGAGGCCTTTTTAACTTCTGCCTCAAAATTCCATTTGATGTAGTCTCTTAGAAATTTCTTAATTACATCTTTACTTGGATTTGGAAATTCTATGTATCTTTTTTCTTTGGAAATATTATTTGATATGTCTCTTAGATATTTCTCGAACAAATAATATTCATGCTCTATTTGTTCCTGTGATTTTTTATTTTCATCTTGCATGTTTACTATGATTATTCCTTGTTTAATCATATATTGAATTCCCAAAACAAATGCCTCATCATCTATTTCTCCATCTGCCCACCATCCTGCATTATTTTTCACCCATTCTGGAATTTCATCTGATACATTTTGTGTTTCTACTGGTGGAATTTGTATTATTTTATTGTCTATGAGATATAGTAATGCAGAAACAAACTCTGCATCATCAATATTTTCTTCAGACCACCATTTTGCTATTGGCTTTACCCATTCTGGAATTGATGTTATGTATTCTTTCTCTAAACCTTTTGGCTTTTCTGTTGGTGCGTAAGGATATTTTGAAATCACTTTGTCAATGAATTCTTTATAATTTTTAATCACAACACTATTTGGTTTTTCATTATATGCTCTATTGATATATGAAATAGATTCTTGATACTCTCCTAGGTTGCCAAATCCAACCCCCATACCTGTTAATGCAAGGGCATCGTCTGGAGAATGTTGCAAAACTCTGAAAAATTGTTTTAATGAATTTGTGTGATCCTCAAGATTGCTTTGTGCTATACCTTTCATCTTTAAGGTGGAAATATTGTTGGGGGCAATTTCCAAAACCTCATCATAGATTGTTATGGCTTGCTTATAGTTTCCTTTGACAAAAAGATCTGTTGCTTGATTAAACATTGCCTCTGCCTCTTTTCCTGTTTGAGCAAAAGCGTCTTCTGTGAGAATTATTGAACTTAATAAAATTATGACTAGGAAATATCTTGTTGTCATTGTATTGTTTTTCATGTGTGTCGTTTTAGATATAATCTATTTCTATCTTATACCCTGTAATCCCTATTTTAATAGTTAATTTAAGAAAATCTTTAATTTATTCACCGTGCCGAATTTTATATTGGCAAAAGTTGGAGCTGGCGAAATAATCTATGATTTACGAAAAAAAATACAGGACATCAGATCTGATTTGAATCAATTAGGTGTATCTCCCTCTGAAATTCCTGAACTGATTATGTCTGCAAACTTGTTACGCTCAAATGAATTTTTATCTAAAACAAATGAAAAGCAATCTGAATTAATCTCTGCTTATGAGCAATATTCTGAATCTTTAGAAGAGATGCTTTCATCTGTTTTTGAGATACAAAAAGATCTTAAAGATATACTCAAAGAGCAGTCTTTGATGATTTCTCAAAAAAAGACTCCAGCCAAAAAGACCTCTAAAACAAAAAAGACTAAAAAATAATCTTATTTTGATAAATGAATAATATCCCCTGCAATTATTTTACTTATTTTGTTTTTCTCTGATACGATTAATGCTCCATCGTCATCAATTTTTATTGCATCTCCTTTAATTTTGCCTTCAACTGTATTTAGTTCTACTTTTTTACCGATTGTTGATGATCTTTTTGTCCATTCTGCAATGATATTTTTTGTTTGTTTTGAATTAAGTAATTCATAAATTTTTTCTAATTCTACCAAAAATGTCTGAATCAGTACTTTTGGCTTTACTTTCATTTTTTGCTCGTTTAATGACGCTACTCCGTAAAAATTGGATGTCCCTTTTAGAGTTTTTTCAATTTGTTTTGTATCTACGTCAAAATTTATCCCAACTCCTAAAACTAAGCTTTCGATTTTGTTTGATTCCAAAGACACATCAACTAGCATACCTGCAACTTTCTTCCCTTTAATTGTCAAATCATTAGGCCATTTTAATTCAGGTGAAATTTTGAATGTTTTTTCAATGGCATAAGATAATGCAAGTGATGATGCTATTGGAAATAATGTTGTGATAGAAATATCAAATTTTGGTTGTAATATTATTGAAAACCAAATACCTCCTTTTGGTGAAATCCACTTTCTACCTAATCTACCTTTTCCTCCTGTTTGTTTTGCTGCAATAATTATTGTGCCGTCATTTACAGACTCTTCTGACATTTTTAATGCTTGATTTTGAGTAGAGTCTATTGAATCAAAATAATATGCTTTCTTCCCTATCTTTTTTGTTTTTAATCCTGCAGTAATTTCCCATGGTAAAAGAGCGTCTGAATTTGATGTAAGCTTGTAGCCTAACTTTTGTTTTGATTCTACCGTATATCCTAACTCTTGAATTTTTTTGATGTGCTTCCATACTGCTACTCTGCTGATTCTTAGAACATCACTCAAATCTTGACCTGATAAATATTCTGTATTATGTGTCTGCAAAAATGTGAGTACCTTTACTAATCCTGGACTGTCAAACGAATTGTAAATCAATTAACGTCTTTTTTTAATATCGAGTATAAAATATGAACTAGAATCCAATATCGATGTCGAATCCACCATCATCGGCCCCTCCGTCCATACTTCCATCATCCATTCCTGTGTCAGCCCCTTCTGGCATACTTTCTGCTGGAACATAATCTGACATTGCCATTCCCATCATACTGAACATCATTGAAAACATCACCATGTCCATTACTCCAAAGAACATCATTGTTGGTAAAAACGACTTGTTTTCTTCCATACACTCCTTCATTTTTTCTTTGTCTCCTGTTTTGTAAATTTGAGACATTTGATTCCATTTTGTTTGTAATTC
This window harbors:
- a CDS encoding DUF6659 family protein, translated to MLKPDVALKLYGEKCDELLREEEIRFAGIVDKDGQLIAGGFKEGLVPHEGDETRLQSFLEFVSKASIRKEYDESLGPINYLAARRDKAVLVSFPFPITQILLLISAEPTTNIETLAKKVVEIFTDVT
- a CDS encoding alpha/beta fold hydrolase, producing the protein MEEKFLQIDENKIRYLESGDSQKTLVLVHGLGASAERWNKVIPIFAKNYRVLVPDLIGFGYSDKPLVDYTPDFFSDFLKKFFNATHIDRASVVGSSLGGQISAEFTISNPHNVEKLVLTSPSGVMEHSTPALDAYIMAALYPNEINAKKAFELMEGSGEEVPEDVVHDFVERMKLPNAKLAFMSTILGLKNSKLPASKLESITNPTLLIWGVDDPVIPIENSDAFVSKIQGCRLFKIDKCGHTPYVQKPNIFSSKVLEFLDDP
- a CDS encoding poly(R)-hydroxyalkanoic acid synthase subunit PhaE, coding for MASKPQALTSIGPMRAFASNSKKISTELIEINEDLMEFNKYLTEYYKQLSEAWGVAQKKVNLKAPEVPQDIEQIEAFKRIWIDIFDNDFTELFDSAKFGENYGKLVSKELELTKHWNNISNVILQSVNLPSKEEIDEVYKEIHSLKKRVGRLELELKKREMKKNAK
- a CDS encoding universal stress protein: MIQKKISKILVPLDGSKNSIRGLEMAITLARQSGAIITGVYSIYAPPHSEFRGIGSVEKALNREVKKIMEDAKVLAAQNGIVFKEKIMRGETGYNIIKLAHGKEKFDIIVIGSRGRSSTKEMFFGSTSNYVIHTSKIPVVIVK
- a CDS encoding DUF6659 family protein, with amino-acid sequence MDNAEELEKICQKILKLDPMMRSARIINSRGHLVAGGMKKGIFSLEAQKQDEMMFMELALRVRMRREFDHEFGEVHFSMSYREKVIVMSFPLNNDDVLLLSCEKNTDFGKLPFKVLKIIKPLKKSPTKTF
- a CDS encoding phosphoribosyltransferase; its protein translation is MTLKQNVDWNEIESLVNILSKKITKLSRTFSTITTIGRGGLVPSRLLADRLGIEKILVDKNKISSDSLFVDDIFDTGDTFTNIIPKVDNPSKLVFATLFARRGKKYPSQLIYAKKTDNSAYVVFPWDRFEFKRSQN
- a CDS encoding class I SAM-dependent methyltransferase codes for the protein MISINPFHALLWTFRRNEKDVVNLYNTLSPVMQLATGGSMLNFGYWSSCNVDPISAQNNLCLIFGDLAELSSAKHVVDVGSGLSAPSKLWGDVFPNLELYDVNINFNQLISSGTQKNIDLLNATSTKLPFANNSIDRVLALESAQHFRPLSDFICESKRILRTSGLLVIAIPITTGNSSFGKLGVLKFTWSSEHYSLDYLKNLLRDAGFSISDEKYIGSDVYPPLTNYYLENRERLKKLILENYPKYVEQILFKSLLKMKQASEDKIIDYVLLKCHL
- a CDS encoding AbrB/MazE/SpoVT family DNA-binding domain-containing protein, producing the protein MNGNQNLYDPSEMFKSWIQKSGRAQAEFIKNFGALMTNQPGQTFNPLETLKGVSESTRKAQSDIMENVASMQNKSMDTMFNIGQMLPSFMNWGAYKTTLSSNGRISIPEAERNALGLSDGDLVQVIILPIAKKSKNKEVKQ
- the phaC gene encoding class III poly(R)-hydroxyalkanoic acid synthase subunit PhaC; its protein translation is MQSESKIDPKIIEEILKFSKNVINAPKLVSAPDEIVLEVTPHDIVQEMDKTRLIHYRSITDVQHKTPLLISYALINRYHILDIQPEKSWVRNLLQQGFDVYMLDWGTPTSMDKYLDFDDYVNGYLDSYVEYIKNESSNEKISLQGYCTGATIATAYTSLHPESVRNYIATAPVIDGWRDTTVISNLAKHMDVDKMVEIIGNMPPEFMYYCFSVLKPFEQGIEKYVKFFKNIDNKQFVDNFLRVEKWLGDTPPIPGELFKQWIKDIYQDNLLIQNKMYIQGQRIDLKKINMPVFTQVAVGDHLVSPECSMPLHYAIGSEDKTLRMYPTGHVGMIASSLSQKKVLPELGQWLAERS
- the msrA gene encoding peptide-methionine (S)-S-oxide reductase MsrA; translated protein: MKATFGAGCFWHVEDLFNKTKGIKSTHVGYIGGQLPNPTYEEVCTDQTGHAEAVEVEFDPDEISYEELLDVFWNNHNPTTLNRQGPDVGHQYRSAIFVHNEEQKKIAEKSKQDLEKSGRFENPVVTEIVPAPTFYKAEEYHQKYFKKHGFS